The following are from one region of the Ischnura elegans chromosome X, ioIscEleg1.1, whole genome shotgun sequence genome:
- the LOC124171218 gene encoding uncharacterized protein LOC124171218 — protein sequence MTVEGNAVDKDLFESRFLLLDDQYKSFIELSDQLREMTIDLELDEEEAPQLKAFDKVEGYYHEIRAVARRVLIREVSAASNRASSNESDDRTMNLHYSMVLLGTCLVLAKNKSGTFIPIRALIDPASQASFITTDCQQRLGIPRRSSLVNCFGLAATPITSTKGTASVVIRPRRRGPELQVNAIVIPKISSTQPTEQVPDRVRHHFEFLELADPEYYEPGPVDILLGADMFSDIMLDKPVVRSSGLPTAWPSIFGYVLIGPLNSVSSATHDSSNISTCLVSSESDLDLTLQKFWRLEEAPMVHIVSPQDELAKEMFVNCHYRKPSGRYVVPLLLKEIYCLAALGDSQTTAIRRYKLLERKLNENPQGRDEYNSILSEYISLGHMSQVGWGTGKYYVPHHAVYKECSTTSRVRVVFDASNKTTTGTSLNDMLLVGPKLHQDISALIIRFRLHKVALIGDICKMYRMIELRPEERAYQHIIWRPNSDSDLQEYELNTVTFGLASSPYLAMRTIKQLCIDEALRYPCAADVVSRDLFVDDLVTGTASPQKAKSLITEINNLMNAGGFQVRKWASNLVEVLQELPSDLCQIEVNFNYDQVPSIKLLGIYWEAKSDTFCYHVRQWETPNTKRGILSTIARIFDPLGWIAPIVFWAKYLMQNLWKLKPGWDDELPSSTLKLWKEFVKQLPSLVAVKIPRWIGKDTTLNIECYISQILGFCDASERGYCASVYVRMGDLAEKGTVHLVLSKTRVAPIKTQSIPRLELLGAVLLSKLIKFVFDCISGMVKITRVFAWTDSSTVLTWLDTPPHRLKTFVAHRIMQIKENAIGITWNHIKTQDNAADIGSRGCLPSELVYQHLWWHGPTWLSEPFVNWKISSFQPIEFNQLSESKHIVDSAFTVQLARSFVVSSYFTKHS from the exons ATGACGGTCGAAGGCAACGCGGTGGATAAAGACCTTTTTGAGAGTAGGTTTTTGCTACTCGATGATCAGTATAAGTCATTCATTGAATTATCGGATCAATTGCGGGAAATGACAATTGATTTAGAGCTAGATGAGGAAGAGGCACCACAGctaaaggcattcgataaggtaGAAGGCTACTACCACGAAATACGAGCTGTGGCAAGACGTGTTCTGATTCGGGAGGTATCTGCAGCGTCAAATAGAGCCTCTTCGAATGAATCCGACGATAGAACG ATGAATTTGCATTATTCTATGGTTTTGTTGGGGACATGTCTTGTACTTGCAAAGAACAAGTCAGGAACGTTCATTCCTATTCGTGCTCTAATTGATCCTGCTTCTCAAGCGAGCTTCATTACAACGGACTGTCAGCAACGGCTAGGTATTCCTCGCAGATCATCGCTGGTCAATTGTTTTGGTTTAGCCGCTACTCCGATTACATCCACCAAGGGCACGGCCTCTGTAGTTATTCGACCGCGTCGACGGGGTCCTGAGCTTCAAGTAAATGCCATTGTTATACCAAAGATAAGCTCAACACAACCCACGGAGCAAGTCCCAGATAGAGTACGCCATCATTTTGAATTCCTAGAATTAGCCGATCCGGAGTATTACGAACCAGGGCCAGTTGATATTTTGCTTGGAGCAGATATGTTTTCTGATATAATGTTGGATAAGCCAGTGGTTCGTTCAAGTGGACTTCCCACTGCCTGGCCTTCGATTTTTGGGTATGTGCTTATTGGGCCATTAAACTCGGTGTCTTCTGCAACTCATGACTCATCTAACATTTCTACTTGTCTTGTATCTTCGGAATCTGATCTCGATTTAACTCTTCAAAAATTTTGGAGATTAGAGGAAGCACCTATGGTTCATATTGTGTCACCGCAGGATGAGTTAGCAAAGGAAATGTTTGTTAATTGCCATTATCGAAAGCCAAGCGGCAGATATGTTGTTCCTTTACTGCTTAAGGAAATATATTGTTTGGCGGCATTAGGAGATTCTCAGACGACAGCCATTAGGCGTTACAAATTGCTGGAGAGGAAATTGAATGAGAATCCGCAAGGCAGAGATGAATATAACTCTATTTTGTCCGAATACATCTCACTAGGCCATATGTCTCAAGTCGGATGGGGTACCGGTAAATACTATGTACCGCACCATGCTGTATATAAAGAATGTAGTACGACTTCTCGAGTGAGAGTAGTTTTTGACGCATCTAACAAGACCACTACAGGAACTTCCCTTAATGATATGCTTCTGGTGGGACCCAAGCTTCACCAAGACATATCAGCCTTGATTATTCGTTTTCGCTTACATAAGGTGGCCTTAATAGGTGACATATGTAAAATGTACAGAATGATTGAACTTCGCCCTGAGGAGAGAGCGTATCAACACATAATATGGCGTCCAAATTCAGATTCTGATTTGCAAGAATACGAACTTAATACGGTGACTTTTGGCCTCGCCTCTTCACCTTACTTAGCTATGCGCACTATTAAACAGTTGTGCATAGATGAAGCTCTACGTTATCCTTGTGCAGCAGATGTTGTTTCACGGGACTTATTTGTAGATGATTTGGTTACTGGCACCGCATCTCCCCAAAAGGCAAAGAGTTTAAtcactgaaataaataatttaatgaatgcgGGGGGATTTCAAGTCCGTAAATGGGCATCCAATTTAGTAGAGGTGTTACAAGAGCTTCCGTCTGATCTTTGCCAAATTGAAGTTAACTTTAACTATGATCAAGTTCCCTCAATAAAATTGTTGGGCATCTATTGGGAAGCCAAGTCGGACACATTTTGTTATCATGTACGACAATGGGAAACGCCCAATACCAAACGAGGCATTTTGTCCACAATCGCACGGATATTCGATCCATTAGGATGGATTGCCCCTATTGTTTTCTGGGCAAAATATCTAATGCAGAATTTGTGGAAATTAAAACCGGGTTGGGACGATGAACTTCCGTCTTCTACTTTGAAACTTTGGAAAGAGTTTGTGAAACAATTGCCATCATTGGTTGCTGTCAAAATCCCAAGGTGGATAGGAAAGGACACAACTTTGAATATTGAATGTTACATTTCCCAAATTCTTGGATTTTGTGATGCTTCTGAACGAGGGTACTGTGCTTCTGTGTACGTGCGAATGGGTGATTTAGCAGAAAAGGGAACTGTTCACTTAGTTTTGTCTAAGACGCGAGTTGCACCAATTAAAACTCAATCAATCCCTCGTTTGGAACTTTTAGGAGCTGTCCTGTTATCCaaacttataaaatttgtatttgattGTATCTCTGGAATGGTGAAAATAACTCGCGTATTTGCGTGGACAGACTCTAGCACTGTTCTAACATGGTTAGACACCCCACCCCATCGTTTGAAAACCTTTGTTGCTCATCGTATCATGCAAATCAAGGAAAATGCAATTGGTATTACGTGGAATCACATTAAAACTCAAGATAATGCAGCAGATATAGGAAGTCGGGGCTGTTTGCCCAGTGAATTAGTTTATCAGCATTTGTGGTGGCATGGGCCCACTTGGCTATCGGAACCCTTTGTTAATTGGAAAATCAGTTCTTTCCAACCAATTGAATTCAATCAACTATCGGAAAGTAAACATATTGTAGATTCCGCCTTCACA GTTCAGTTAGCACGCTCTTTTGTAGTTTCTTCATATTTCACTAAGCACTCATGA